From Plasmodium falciparum 3D7 genome assembly, chromosome: 9, one genomic window encodes:
- a CDS encoding long chain fatty acid elongation enzyme, putative has product MSIINKYYWTPQKGRELAIKYEKTILMISLLYIPCILLLQKIMKKRKEMDMKYLKILWNLSLSFLSFVGVLLITIYDKNILKYIIVEESEYSPETRAVITIFTLTKVVEYGDTLFLILKKKKLTFLHSYHHLSVVIYCLYSQKILVSHAHYFVLLNLIVHSIMYFYFGFIYIFPRILTKIRKFITCLQIFQMFAGIYISYYAIKNVDNPLYVSNAMASFILYLTYAILFLNFYFSNYYRNIKSSVATYLISIHILAIIGFIMICKSKDILRLFIEVSIGCFFTLTLLNLSFYINTHYYQNVRNKITENDLMEQKQLFTGYKIKYFSNVALLKIITIKLIKTILLCFNGIATYAHDHIFFFVNFYSQKIKQMTNDAVHDVYAQKDVTKMCSDDKICSDNKICSDNKICNDDNICSDDNICSDDNICSDDKTCSDDNICSDDNICSDDKICSDDKICNDEALNNDMLQKLINGVPEQRIYKHNNNNHHHNNMKHYTIHNTCRKNKNNKINYIRTFIKNIYNSSIIFYIISKQPNEYMLYPHLENSKRENNKKYIQSSNIESTKLTSTSSISLKQTHQNITLFSIIKYIFKNYLFYIVSLILPIYYGLKVYNDALLGLCVHGALRWIIEIHSAKIFNKTGKIHTR; this is encoded by the coding sequence ATGAGCATCATCAACAAATATTATTGGACACCTCAAAAAGGGAGGGAACTAGCCATTAAATATGAGAAAACGATTCTAATGATAtctctattatatataccatgtattttattattacagaaaataatgaaaaagagaAAAGAAATGGACatgaaatatttaaagatTTTATGGAATTTAAGTTTATCTTTCTTATCCTTTGTAGGTGTATTATTAATTACTATATACGATAAGAATATATTGAAATACATAATAGTTGAAGAATCTGAATATAGTCCTGAAACACGAGCTGTAATTACAATATTTACACTTACAAAAGTCGTAGAATATGGAGATaccttatttttaatattgaaaaagaagaaattaacTTTTTTACATAGTTATCATCATTTAAGTGTTGTTATATATTGCTTATATTCCCAGAAAATTTTAGTTTCTCATGcacattattttgtattattaaatttaatagTACATagtattatgtatttttattttgggtttatatatatatttcctcgTATTTTAACAAAGATAAGAAAGTTTATAACATGTCTACAGATATTCCAAATGTTTgctggaatatatatatcttactATGCTATTAAAAATGTAGACAATCCATTGTATGTAAGTAATGCAATGGctagttttattttatatttaacatatgctattctctttttaaatttctatttctcaaattattatagaaatattaaaagtagTGTAGCTACCTATTTAATaagtatacatattttagcTATTATAGGATTTATTATGATATGTAAAAGTAAGGACATCTTACGATTATTTATTGAAGTCTCTATAGGCTGTTTCTTTACATTAACACTTTTAAATTTAtccttttatattaatacacattattatcaaaacgtaagaaataaaataacagaAAATGACCTTATGGAACAAAAACAATTATTCACAGGATATAAaatcaaatatttttctaatgTGGCTCTCTTAAAAATCATAACCATCAAATTGAttaaaacaatattattGTGTTTTAATGGTATAGCTACCTATGCTCatgatcatatttttttctttgttaatttttattcACAAAAAATTAAGCAAATGACAAATGATGCTGTACATGATGTTTATGCCCAAAAGGATGTTACTAAAATGTGTAGTgatgataaaatatgtagtgataataaaatatgtagtgataataaaatatgtaatgaTGATAACATATGTAGTGATGATAACATATGTAGTGATGATAACATATGTAGTGATGATAAAACATGTAGTGATGATAACATATGTAGTGATGATAACATATGTAGTgatgataaaatatgtagtgatgataaaatatgtaatgaTGAAGCtcttaataatgatatgttACAAAAACTTATAAACGGTGTACCAGAACAAAGGATCTACAAgcataacaataataatcatcatcataataatatgaaacatTATACAATTCATAATACATgtagaaaaaataagaataacaaaataaattatatacgtacgtttataaaaaatatatataattcatctatcattttttacattatttcAAAACAACCTAATGAATATATGTTGTATCCACATTTAGAAAATAGCAAAAGagaaaacaacaaaaaatatatacaaagttCAAATATAGAATCCACAAAATTAACTTCAACGTCATCTATAAGCTTGAAACAGACGCATCAAAATATAACCcttttttctattattaaatatatatttaaaaattatttattttatattgtttctTTGATATTACCAATATATTATGGATTAAAGGTATATAACGATGCATTATTAGGTTTGTGTGTACATGGAGCTTTACGGTGGATAATCGAAATACATTCTGCAAAAATTTTTAACAAAACAGGAAAAATACACACACGATAA
- a CDS encoding chaperone, putative: MKKIKYLSILWKHKKINICNHKNCYTYNLAQNFFHSNKNNIDSNNYNGNILSNKNKVKHFKCPKCNNNISTDTVSFNCEVCKALFNIDIFRNFNIFELFNIEVNYDIDKSHLKKKFNEIQNIYHPDKNAQNVEVDEINEVSSYLNNAYKTLSNDVERALYLLKMEYNYMISEDECMDDDEFLSEIIKINVEISKPDANIELLTKEYKQKYEDYSKEIKLHFKEKNFNNILNVLKKLKFINRVLERLQNI; this comes from the exons atgaaaaaaataaagtactTATCCATATTGTggaaacacaaaaaaataaatatctgTAATCATAAAAATTGTTACACTTATAATTTAGCTCAAAATTTTTTCcatagtaataaaaataatatag atagtaataattataatggaAATATTCTAAGTAACAAGAATAAAGTCAAGCATTTTAAATGCCCCAAAtgtaataacaatattagtACTGATACCGTATCTTTTAATTGtgaa gtGTGTAAGGCATTATTTAACATTGACATTTTTAGAAACTTTAACATTTTTGAACTCTTCAATAT AGAAGTGAACTACGATATTGATAAAagtcatttaaaaaaaaagttcaatgaaatacaaaatatatatcatcccGATAAAAATGCGCAAAACGTAGAA gTCGATGAAATAAACGAAGTGTCAAGTTATCTTAATAATGCATATAAGACTTTATCAAATGATGTTGAGCGggcattatatttattaaaaatggaaTACAACTATATG atatcAGAGGATGAATGCATGGATGATGATGAATTTCTATcagaaattataaaa attAATGTGGAGATCAGTAAACCAGATGCGAATATTGAATTATTAACAAA ggaatataaacaaaaatatgagGATTAttcaaaagaaataaaattacaTTTCAAAGAAAAG aattttaataatatattgaatGTGCTGAAAAAGTTGAAGTTCATAAATAGAGTCCTTGAAAGactacaaaatatataa
- a CDS encoding ADP-ribosylation factor, putative translates to MGNTVTTFFRDCCNRLFNKSIVFQIRICGPAQSGKTTFVKFLMCNQFLKVKPTEGLLVEKIDYEEFSVIIWDSRYSLEDDVAINKLDIDAVIYFIDLSDQGRLKIAKKGFYKVLQDFDHVDNVLVVASKQDKKGCMTLDHVRKELKIDKIVDRNCFLAECSSKTGHGIEYSMNWLFNQLMIKRKKSLCLLK, encoded by the exons ATGGGAAATACCGTGACAACATTTTTTAGAGATTGTTGTAAtagattatttaataaaagtatAGTTTTTCAAATTAGAATATGTGGGCCTGCTCAAAGCGGAAAAACTACGtttgtaaaatttttaatgtgTAATCAATTTTTGAAAGTAAAGCCGACAGAAg GCCTACTTGTCGAAAAAATTGATTATGAGGAATTCTCTGTAATTATTTGGGATTCAAGATATAGCCTCGAAGATgat gTGGCTATTAACAAATTAGATATCGATGctgtaatttattttattgatCTTTCTGACCAAGGAAGATTAAAAATAG ctaAAAAGGGGTTTTACAAGGTATTACAAGATTTTGATCATGTTGATAATGTTTTAGTTGTTGCTAGCAAACAAGATAAAAAAGGTTGTATGACATTAGACCATGTTAGGAAGGAATTAAAAATTGACAAAATTGTTGACAGGAATtg cTTTTTAGCAGAATGTTCCTCAAAAACAGGACATGGAATTGAATATTCGATGAACTGGTTATTTAATCAGTTAAtgattaaaagaaaaaaaagtttatgtcttttaaaataa
- a CDS encoding CS domain protein, putative, whose amino-acid sequence MFIWSMVINISILIYIQTLKCVMLIRKNRNKRLPSYNILFASKDLKKKKYNSLSLGFIRNVFPFYDKKKRGNKSFELFRGFGATCSYEWIECDENVEVKIRISPDINSDDIQYNIKSNYIYFKIRNKPKSLIEGKLKGSVDVNFSTWFLEKQKDCNILNIVLKKKSRGINEWVGVVEKENIVHVSYDNLSSSSTSSNISYMPSPTNNNNENNNENNNENNNENNNENNNENNNNNCSNSYLSNELLYSQYFENAKFNDIFDFLINWASKKSSSQKEFGIPILKLKTNVIKNEDSIEIILTGYDSLKWEAEDSIIFKLGNINKGVSLNIYRGNIASGLKGTYGSMISYLVQESEERIIRKLQHDIKGLYYLNPLTKNIQNCMHTQSPQSSYSYRTDEKDVKHISINEEDNKKVKDDSMNKNFASDHNNEANQKHIHHHHHHNNNNNRVEEIKKDSDQEDIIIKELQLSSTVKLSCEDKSKEPSFMKDWSEEKKIEFRRNSVLELKKNLELTQENKLSLRLEDYISHMKNSFDLTDEESKLVWQKGIKKTDEQKNREKFYRFTEIENLTEKIGMFNVDEEDIDNFSNMHYERIQEGARRDSDTNYTNDTKSENNNNDDDDQNSFYDVTPNITNSNNINQQFYNCLEKELLDTQNKKQKTLYEIYIQSNDKEKKEMREKWRVNEMRLNTLIDELKYLDDNIIPTVCNNYRDVLLSDEYPCLMKIRLYEKPPQNQEEKKILQIVNSFVMSLYDDIKILMEHEEKEHLKKIQLICEKVIQDEKGLNEFIESMKPLLDYSFLGYIKHAIQMEKKNIQAQKKDFRQHPSDWLIILMIIQKGIYTILEKDIWQDVINISAIICHDNPAVRKTILTTMIASMAKADWIFFKDIIKTLYKSVEEKKLTANHFPDFPHIPEAIFQLNYDIEQILPDWFIKEMLDEYDKSIVEQMKSKKPLFWKMKEIKWDPKFVNNFKTLQVQKYREYESYTKK is encoded by the coding sequence atgtttatatggTCGATGGTCATTAATATTAGcatactaatatatatacagacACTCAAATGTGTTATGTTAATAAggaaaaatagaaataaaagattaccttcatataatatattatttgcaAGTaaggatttaaaaaaaaagaaatataactCTTTGTCACTAGGTTTTATAAGAAatgtttttcctttttatgataaaaagaaaagaggTAATAAATCATTTGAACTGTTCAGAGGTTTTGGTGCTACATGTTCATACGAATGGATAGAATGTGATGAAAATGTGGAAGTTAAAATTAGGATATCCCCAGATATTAATTCTGACGATattcaatataatattaagagtaattatatttatttcaagATAAGAAATAAACCCAAAAGCTTGATAGAAGGAAAATTAAAAGGAAGTGTTGATGTTAATTTTTCCACATGGTTtttagaaaaacaaaaagattgtaacattttaaatatcgttttaaaaaaaaaaagtagagGTATTAACGAATGGGTAGGAGTAgtagaaaaggaaaatattgtACATGTATCGTATGATaatttatcatcatcatcaacAAGTTcaaatatatcttatatgCCATCACccacaaataataataatgagaataataatgagaataataatgagaataataatgagaataataatgagaataataatgagaataataataataattgtagtAATAGCTATTTATCAAACGAATTATTATATAGCCAATATTTCGAGAACGCAAAATTTAATGACATTTTTGATTTTCTTATTAATTGGGCTAGTAAAAAATCAAGCAGCCAAAAAGAATTTGGTATCCCCATTcttaaattaaaaacaaatgttataaaaaatgaagattcTATAGAAATTATTCTAACAGGTTATGATAGCCTTAAATGGGAAGCAGAAGAtagtataatttttaaattaggaaatattaataaaggcgtaagtttaaatatatatagaggaAATATTGCTAGTGGTCTTAAAGGTACATATGGTAGTATGATTAGTTATCTTGTTCAAGAGAGTGAAGAAAGAATTATTAGAAAATTACAACATGATATAAAAGGTCTCTACTATCTTAATCCTTtgacaaaaaatatacaaaattgcATGCATACTCAATCACCACAAAGTAGTTATAGTTATAGAACTGACGAAAAAGATGTAAAACATATATCTATAAACGAAgaggataataaaaaagtaaagGATGATAGTATGAATAAGAATTTTGCATctgatcataataatgaagCAAACCAGAAGCACATACACCACCATCATcaccataataataataataatcgtgtggaagaaataaaaaaagatagtGACCAAGaagatataattataaaagaattacaACTCAGTTCAACTGTCAAATTAAGTTGTGAAGATAAAAGTAAAGAACCAAGTTTTATGAAGGATTGGtcagaagaaaaaaaaattgaattcAGAAGAAATTCTGTTTTAGAATTGAAAAAGAATCTCGAATTAACACAAGAAAATAAACTTTCTTTAAGATTAGAAGATTATATTTCTCATATGAAAAATTCATTTGATCTAACAGATGAAGAATCCAAATTGGTGTGGCAAAAGGGTATAAAAAAGACTGATGAACAAAAGAATAGAGAAAAGTTTTACAGATTTACAGAAATTGAGAATCTAACTGAAAAAATTGGAATGTTTAATGTAGATGAAGAGGATATTGACAACTTTTCAAACATGCATTATGAAAGAATACAAGAAGGTGCGAGACGAGATAGTGATACaaattatacaaatgatACAAAgagtgaaaataataataatgatgatgatgatcaAAACAGTTTTTACGATGTTACACctaatattacaaatagtaataatatcaaCCAACAATTCTATAATTGTctagaaaaagaattattagatacacaaaataaaaaacaaaagacCTTAtacgaaatatatattcaaagtaatgataaagaaaaaaaagaaatgagaGAAAAATGGAGAGTCAACGAAATGAGATTAAATACATTAATTGACGAACTTAAATATttagatgataatataatccCAACCGTTTGTAATAATTATCGAGATGTATTATTAAGTGATGAATATCCATGTTTAATGAAAATACGATTATATGAAAAACCTCCACAAAatcaagaagaaaaaaaaattctgcAAATTGTTAATTCTTTTGTTATGAGTCtttatgatgatataaaaatattaatggaacatgaagaaaaagaacatttaaaaaaaatccaACTAATTTGTGAAAAAGTTATACAAGATGAAAAAGGACTTAATGAATTTATTGAATCAATGAAACCATTATTAGATTATTCTTTTCTAGGATATATTAAACACGCAATacaaatggaaaaaaaaaatattcaagctcaaaaaaaagattttAGACAACACCCATCTGATTGGTTAATCATATTAATGATTATACAAAAAGGTATATATACCATTCTAGAAAAAGACATATGGCAAGATGTTATTAATATCTCTGCAATCATATGTCATGATAATCCAGCTGTAAGAAAAACTATTCTTACTACTATGATAGCATCCATGGCAAAAGCAGATTGGATCTTCTTTAAGGATATTATTAAAACTTTATATAAAAGtgtggaagaaaaaaaactcACAGCTAATCATTTCCCAGATTTCCCACATATTCCTGAAGCCATATTCCAACTAAATTATGATATCGAACAAATTTTACCTGATTGGTTCATAAAAGAAATGTTAGATGAATATGATAAATCCATAGTAGAACAAATGAAGTCAAAAAAACCTCTCTTCTGGAAAATGAAGGAGATAAAATGGGACCCCAAATTTGTAAACAACTTTAAAACGTTGCAGGTACAAAAATATAGGGAATATGAAAGTTATACAAAAAAGTga